In Bufo gargarizans isolate SCDJY-AF-19 chromosome 5, ASM1485885v1, whole genome shotgun sequence, the following are encoded in one genomic region:
- the LOC122939218 gene encoding uncharacterized protein LOC122939218, translated as MRTQQSPHSIMSQSQTSYKTRSKASRSARSSAVSNAAAIARAEAEAAKARAAFAEQEMQLKLRQATFEAEKASQQAALEKLSAQKEAAAAIAKAEALEALFYPDDERCSGPANLDLIHQDSLQRTSEYVHRHSRMIDTLQPTEDLQQDLIDGFHQTRLTATPEVQDKSLTRRPEDNPGNELSRDHPPSHQEFQPAHNVPETSFFVPRRSSFT; from the exons ATGAGAACACAGCAGTCTCCTCACAGCATCATGTCACAAAGCCAAACTTCTTACAAGACAAGGTCTAAGGCCAGTCGCTCTGCAAGGTCCTCAGCAGTCAGCAATGCCGCCGCCATTGCAcgtgcagaagcggaggcagcAAAAGCACGCGCTGCCTTTGCAGAgcaagagatgcaactaaagctACGTCAAGCAACATTTGAAGCTGAAAAGGCAAGTCAGCAAGCGGCACTGGAGAAGCTCTCAGCGCAGAAGGAAGCTGCTGCAGCCATTGCCAAAGCAGAGGCCCTGGAAGCACTCTTTTACCCAGACGACGAAAGATGCAGCGGTCCAGCCAACCTAGATCTCATCCATCAAGATTCCCTGCAGCGCACTTCAGAGTATGTCCATCGACATTCCAGAATGATCGACACTCTCCAGCCGACAGAAGATCTTCAACAAGACCTCATCGACGGATTTCATCAAACCCGCCTCACAGCAACCCCGGAAGTCCAGGATAAGTCTCTAACCCGCAGGCCAGAGGACAATCCAGGAAATGAACTAAGTAGGGACCACCCGCCTTCTCATCAGGAGTTCCAGCCTGCGCATAATGTTCCAGAAACATCCTTTTTCGTGCCTAGAAG gtcttccttcACGTAG